TGTAAACGATCGCGCAACTTGGCTGCATCATGATTTCGCGGCGGTCATGGAAGATCGCCCTCGCTCTTTCAAGTTCAGGTTTGTCCATGTCGTCGATCAGGATGAGGGGAATTAGTTTTTCCTGGGTATAGATCGCGGTAGTAATATGATTAATGATCGAAATAAGCCCGGTGATGTCATTCTCCACAACCTGCCTGAGCACGCCCCTCGTCGCGGGTTCCAATTTCATTTTGACTCCCGCGTTGGCGAAAAACGCGTCAATTGAGCCGTTTACCTCCACATCGGAAATGCGGCCTTCCAAAATCGTGACGATCTCCTTCTCGACCTTGCCCTTCCAGTTGTTCAATTCTTTAAGCAGCTGTCTGGGAAGTTCGCCGCCTTTTTTCGTATATTCCCTGAACAGGCGGCCGCCGATCGCCAAAAGGACATCCCTGAAATCGATATCGATGATGTCGGTCTCTTCGCGGATGCTGAAATTGATGGGCCAGTATTTTTTCCGCAATTGTTCATTGCTAAGGAGGTGTTGAAGTTCGGTGGATTTTCCGCATCCCCGGTGACCGGAAAAAAAGAATTTTGGCGGACGGTAAAAGGGGGATAAGAGCGAGTCGACCAGCTCGGCGATCGGATTCGCAGGACGATCGATATAGAAAGGATTGGGATTCCCATTCTTGTCCGGTTTAAGGGGCAGGTCCAACTCGAAGTTAAGCCATGCCCTGTCAAAATCAGTTGCAGTAATGTAATCGAGGTTGTTCATTCGTTTATTCCTATTCGCCAATGGAAAAATTATTGAATCAAATACACTGGTGAAATTTCAGCAAGCTCAAACAGGTGCGGGCATCGCAATGCCTTCCCGTATTGCAAACAGAGCCGCCTGGGTCCGATTGGTTACATTGAGCTTGCCGAGTATCGAACTTACATGTTTTGCAACCGTGCGCTCGTGAACAACTAGGGCAAGGGCGATCTCCTGGTTGCTTAATCCCCTTGCAATGTACTTCAGCGTTTCAATTTCGCGCCGCGTCAGTGAGATTTTCACACCCTCGGAGACAAGGTTGCGTTTCTCGAACTCATTGATCACCTTCATTGCAATCGAGGGATGGATGGACGCCTTCCCGGACGCAACGTCCCGCAGCGACTGAATTAATTGTGAGCGGGTTGCATCTTTGAGCATATACCCCAGGGCTCCCGCCTTGACCGCCTGATAGACCTTATCGCTTTCAGGAAATCCGGTCAGGACGAGGATGCGGACATCCGGATGAGCAGATAGCAAGCCGGGTATCGTCGACAATCCGTCCTGTTGCGGCATGACCATGTCGAGAATGACCACATCCGGTTTGTGCTTTTTTACCAGGGGGACGGCTTGAATCCCATTTTCAGCTTCGGCTACGACTTCCATATCCGACTGAACAGAGATGATCGCCGCCAGTCCTTCGCGGACAACGGTCTGGTCCTCGACCAGCATGACTTGAATTTTCTTATGGCAATGATGGGGTTGATTGGATTTCATTTTTCACCTTGTTAGCGTTATCGAAGTGTGATCTCAAGATTGGCAAACCGGGATGAATTGCTTTCGACATCCATGATCAAGGATTCCTGCTTTTTCCAGCTTTCGACAGACCAAATCTCAAAAAAGTCGCCCTGCCCCACAATACAGACTTCCGGCCCGTTCCCGATCAGCTTGAACAATGACTCCGGCATTTGAAAATAACCATCTTTTTCCATTTGGACATTATGCGCGCTGCCCATGATCAATCTCAGCAGCAACCTTGCCAGGGGATCCGTGATGTTGAGTGATGCCGCTTTTTGGAACACCTCGGAGAAAGCGTTTTTTTCCAGACATAAAAGGTTTTTCTCGAAGCCTTGAATCAGGTAAAACTCCCTGGACCTATTCTTGATAAACCCCTTGGGGAGTTTCAATTTGTTATTTGATTCCAATTTGCAAACATGTTTTCCGAGAAACAAAGCTGCTCTCCGATTTGAATTTATTTTTCTTATATGCGGTGCATTATAAAGATCCGACCATTTTTAACCAATCGTGGAAATACGAAAACCATGTTGTTCTTTATTGACCATGTTTGCGGTGGAAGACGGAAATAAATGACCGGTCATTTTGCGCCCCCGATATCGCCCATAATTTTGCTAGGTCCGTGATGTCTGTCATAGGCGTTTTATGACATTTATGGAGATGCCAGACTGAGCACGGAACGACCGCCTGACATGATCGCCCATTCCATGAATCAAAAGAACCGGCTTGGGACAGCCGGTTCTTTTGATCAATAAGAAAACACGCCTTTATTTTTTCTTTTTCATAGTTCCCCCGTCCGACAAGCCCTCTCGAATGGCGTACAAAGCAGCCTGAGTTCGATTGGCCAGTTGTAATTTTTCCAATATCGAGCTTACATGCTTTGCCACGGTGCGTTCATGCACAACAAGCGCCTCGGCGATATCCTGATTGTTATAACCCCGGGCGATCAGTTTGAGGGTTTCAAGTTCCCTGGGCGTCAACGGCTGGGATGTGTAAAAAAATTCAGACGGATGATTGATCTCATTGATGACTTTCAATGCAATTGCGGGTTGGATGGCGCCCTTGCCGTCCGCTACTTCATGAATAGCCTCCAGTAATTGCGCACGGGTGGCATCCTTCAGCAGGAACCCGACCGCGCCCGATTTGATCGCCTGATATACACGATCGCTTTCCGCAAAGCTTGTCAAAACAATGATCTGAATATTCTGAGAAATGGCTTTCAACAGGGGAATCGTCGTTAACCCGTCCTGGCGCGGCATGACGAGGTCCAAAAGAACGACGTCCGGTTTCTTTTCCTTTGCAAGAATGACGGCCTCCGCGCCATCCTTGCAGTCTGCAACAACATGGATGTCGGGCTGCAGGGAAAGTATCGTGACGATCCCCTCCCGGACAACACTTTCATCGTCCACAACCATCACTCGTATCTTCTTCATTGAATCATCTCCGGAGACCACCCGATTGCATTGCTCTTTGGTATTGTAACCGTTACGGCGGTGCCGCTACCCGGGGTGGAGGAAATCTTGAAAATGCCATTGATCTTTTGCGTGCGCTCTTTCATACTTTCCAGGCCCAAGCCTGACCGGTCGATCTCATTAAGATCAAAACCTCTTCCATCATCCGTGATCTTCAGGATGATATTCTTCTTGGATTGTTTGTAGGTGACCATCACGCTGGCGGCGCGGGCATGCCGAAGGATGTTGTTCAGAGCCTCCTGCGCTATGTAATACAAGGCAATTTCGATATCAGGCATGAGTTTTATTTTTTCATCTGCGATAAGACCCGCTTTGATGTCCGCCCTTCCTTCGACGGCAGCGAGGCGGTGATGAAGCGCGGAGATAAAGCCCTCCTTCTCAATTTCGACCGGATGCATCTGATGCAAGAACAGCCTCATTTCCTTTACAGCCTGACGGGCGTTTTCGCCTATTTTCGAAAGAATCTTTTCAGGCTCGAACCTTCCGCCGGTCTCGATGATCGCCTGTGCGGCTTCGGTCAGGGTTACCAGACCGTAAAGTTTCTGGCTGACGGAATCGTGAAGATCGCGCATCAGGCGCTGTCGTTCGGTCAATGCGATCGCCAATTTCCGCCTGCGTTCATTATCCACCAGATTCGCAATATGGTCCGCAAGGGTGCCGAGCTGCAATAATTCGCTATTGTTGTAGCATGGCTTTTCCTTCCTGATGAGGAACATGCAGCCAATATTTTGAGCGTCTCCCCCCTGCCCGATCTTGAGGGGCAGTACCAACACTGCTACAAAGGATTCCTCCCGGAGGGCAGGCGGCAACCTTTTTTCATGCGCTGGGTCTTCGATCTGAAACGGCTCTCCGGAGTCAAAGACAGTATTGATGATCTCAAATGCGCCACTGCCAGACTGGATCACCGGCATCATGTCGGCGGGCAGACCGAAGACAGAGACAGGTTGGTAAATCTCGTATGAACCGCCGATACCTTTTTCGACCTTATCCCCCAGGTAGACAGCGGCAGCCTGGGTGCGGAAGGTAAAGATCAGCTGGTAGATGACACCATCCAAAAACTCGGCAACAGATGCAGACTGACTCGCCTCGCCGGATACTGCATTTAACAGCACGAACATTGCATCCCTTGTCTTTTGTCTAACATTTTCGACCAGTTTTTTATTCGTTATTTCGCGCCAGAGGAGAAGCTGCTCGGGTCCGTTTGCTGATTCGGAAATCGAACTCACCTGGACACTGTAGTATTTGTTTTCTTCACGCCTTTTTATGCTCTTTTGTATCTCAAAGCTGGACGGTTGATCCATAGAAGATCGATTTAAAGGAATCCCAAGGTCGAACTTTGTGAGGGGCAAATCCAGGATCGAATCCCTAGTGCCGCCAAGTACCCCTGCCGCGCTTTCATTGATGTCGATAATATGATTCTTCTGGTCGATGACCATCCAGCCATCATGCATACTTTCCACAACGGCCCCACGATTCACCCTGTTCGAAGATGTCCAGCCAAAGACCGCCCATAAAATAAAATAACTGGAAAACACTTCGTATCTGAACAATACATCCACTGAAATGAACCAATCGGGGAATCTCCCCGATACCGATGAAAATATGGAAAAAAGCGATACGGCCAGTGCGTGGATAAGCGACCAGCGAAAGAGGAGCATCGAGAACCCGGATGCCTTAAAACCCTTTCTGAGCAAGAAAATAGCGATGACGATCAAGACGAACAAGTAGGCAAGCACGACCAGGGACCAAACCCCAGATACGTAAGACCCATTTGCACTTATGACCTCTGAATAATGAAAATCGACCCCGGGAAGGTCGAAAATATATATCAGCATCGAAATGATCGGAATCACCATGAGCAAAGCAAGGGTAGACCAAAATTTCCCCTTCCCCTCGAATCCGATAGCCAGGCTTGCCATGAACTTACAAGAAATAACCAAGGAAAAACAGAAAAATAGAAGCAGTCCGGTCGTGTGAACGGGCCTGCTGGTGACGGGCTGCCAGGCAGTCACGCCCGCCCAATAGGCGATAAGAATAAAGTAAGCCGCCAGGACAAGGCGTTCCTTTAAATCCCTGTTTCGGGAAAGGACAAAGATCGACAGGCAGAACGCGGCAATCAAATAGATAAGAAGGAAACTCTCACTGGCAAGAACATTTTCCAATCCCTTCATTTTTTCAAACCTTTCAATACATCCTCCGGATTTTCAGGATAGGCAGCGACCCAAAGACCCGGATTAAAAAATTGATTTTGCTTCGAACCAAAGATCGACGGCGCAACTTTCTCCATCGCAGCGAGGGCGGATAGTGAAGCGGAATCGGCAGGCTTGATATGTTTCCCATGAGCCGGGAGGAATCCTTCCGGCTGGAAATCTCCCAACCGGTTTGCGGGAAACCTGCCGGATTTTATCTGGCAAAGACCCTGCGCCTCCCCGAACAAAGAATCTCCACATCTCTCCAATTCCATTCCGAACCACGAAACAGCGTCTTCGATCCTTCCGGCCACCAGAAGCAGAAAGCCATAAAGCAGCGAAGAAGAAACCTCGTGGCCAGAAGCCTGCACTCCCTGGCTTGCCAGTTCAAGCCCTTCCCTTTTCCTTCCGGTGCAAACGTACAGGTCACCAAGGTTCGACAAAACAATGGGCGCCCTTCCCGCTTTTTCACCCAGGTCGGACAATACATTCTCCGCCTCCCTGTACATCCCGTTGGCATACAAGTTTGCAGACATGCCGATCCACAGATTCACATATTCCGTACCAACAACAGCCCGGCCGTCATACAGGTCCAGCCCTTCTCTTGCTAAATCGAAGGATCTGTTTCGTTCGCCAATGGACCAGTACAACTTTGTCAACCTGCTTAGCGAAACGAGGAGCTGTTCCTTTTGCTTTTTCGAGCCCGATTCGTATAAGGGGAGTTCAGCGGAAATGGCTTTCTTCCTTGCATCGATGTCCAAAGGCACGTCCCCGTCCCACCACCACAGCATGAGGTGAGGACAAATGGAACGATTCGAAATCGATCTCGAATCGTTGAAAATGATCACCCTGTGCCGGAATGACCAAAAATCGGGGGCAAAGCCCGGGAAGCAGGAAGCTTCCCTTGACGTCAGCCAAAAAACCATCTTCACTCTGCCTTCCACAAAGGTTTCCCTTTGCATGTTAAGGGCTTTGTAGGATATGGTCTCTTCCTCATCCAGCGGGTCCAGCAGGTTCGATGCAAAGCAGATCTTCGGTCCCAGAGCCTTGATCGTTGCAACCAGGCTGGTTTCGGGAACCTGGGCAAAGTTCAACTTCAGGGGTTCTTCAAACCCCATGGATGACAATTTCCTTTCCAGCAGCAATACCGCCCTGGTCTTCACCCAAAAATCATCGCAGACCGCAAATAAAATACTAGGTCTATCCCACCTGGAAGCACTCTCCAATTCATCAACAAGAGCCTTTACATTCGCATCAAAAGTTCTTTCGCCTTTGGTCATTTCTACCTGGGGTACCCGGCGAGAAAATAGACGATCTTCAGCGGGAAACGCAACAGCGCTTCAGAATCGAGGTCTGAAATATTCCTCACCCACAAGTCGAAAAACGATTCCAGGCTCAAAAGGGTGATCTTTGATTGTGGATTAGCATTTACAGTCTCATTCAATTCGTTGGCAAATCCCGCTGTGGAAACGATGACGCCGTGGCTGGATGGCGTGATGGCAGTGACAAAACTCTTGAGGTCCTTTTCCGTGATCGACCTTTCATCATGCCGGACCTGGACAAATATCCGTGTTTCCTTTGAGCCAAGCGGGTCCTTGTTCACAATTAGATCGATTTGCCCCCGAT
This portion of the Anaerolineales bacterium genome encodes:
- a CDS encoding response regulator transcription factor → MLVEDQTVVREGLAAIISVQSDMEVVAEAENGIQAVPLVKKHKPDVVILDMVMPQQDGLSTIPGLLSAHPDVRILVLTGFPESDKVYQAVKAGALGYMLKDATRSQLIQSLRDVASGKASIHPSIAMKVINEFEKRNLVSEGVKISLTRREIETLKYIARGLSNQEIALALVVHERTVAKHVSSILGKLNVTNRTQAALFAIREGIAMPAPV
- a CDS encoding response regulator transcription factor, translating into MVVDDESVVREGIVTILSLQPDIHVVADCKDGAEAVILAKEKKPDVVLLDLVMPRQDGLTTIPLLKAISQNIQIIVLTSFAESDRVYQAIKSGAVGFLLKDATRAQLLEAIHEVADGKGAIQPAIALKVINEINHPSEFFYTSQPLTPRELETLKLIARGYNNQDIAEALVVHERTVAKHVSSILEKLQLANRTQAALYAIREGLSDGGTMKKKK
- a CDS encoding GAF domain-containing protein, coding for MKGLENVLASESFLLIYLIAAFCLSIFVLSRNRDLKERLVLAAYFILIAYWAGVTAWQPVTSRPVHTTGLLLFFCFSLVISCKFMASLAIGFEGKGKFWSTLALLMVIPIISMLIYIFDLPGVDFHYSEVISANGSYVSGVWSLVVLAYLFVLIVIAIFLLRKGFKASGFSMLLFRWSLIHALAVSLFSIFSSVSGRFPDWFISVDVLFRYEVFSSYFILWAVFGWTSSNRVNRGAVVESMHDGWMVIDQKNHIIDINESAAGVLGGTRDSILDLPLTKFDLGIPLNRSSMDQPSSFEIQKSIKRREENKYYSVQVSSISESANGPEQLLLWREITNKKLVENVRQKTRDAMFVLLNAVSGEASQSASVAEFLDGVIYQLIFTFRTQAAAVYLGDKVEKGIGGSYEIYQPVSVFGLPADMMPVIQSGSGAFEIINTVFDSGEPFQIEDPAHEKRLPPALREESFVAVLVLPLKIGQGGDAQNIGCMFLIRKEKPCYNNSELLQLGTLADHIANLVDNERRRKLAIALTERQRLMRDLHDSVSQKLYGLVTLTEAAQAIIETGGRFEPEKILSKIGENARQAVKEMRLFLHQMHPVEIEKEGFISALHHRLAAVEGRADIKAGLIADEKIKLMPDIEIALYYIAQEALNNILRHARAASVMVTYKQSKKNIILKITDDGRGFDLNEIDRSGLGLESMKERTQKINGIFKISSTPGSGTAVTVTIPKSNAIGWSPEMIQ
- a CDS encoding tetratricopeptide repeat protein, encoding MGFEEPLKLNFAQVPETSLVATIKALGPKICFASNLLDPLDEEETISYKALNMQRETFVEGRVKMVFWLTSREASCFPGFAPDFWSFRHRVIIFNDSRSISNRSICPHLMLWWWDGDVPLDIDARKKAISAELPLYESGSKKQKEQLLVSLSRLTKLYWSIGERNRSFDLAREGLDLYDGRAVVGTEYVNLWIGMSANLYANGMYREAENVLSDLGEKAGRAPIVLSNLGDLYVCTGRKREGLELASQGVQASGHEVSSSLLYGFLLLVAGRIEDAVSWFGMELERCGDSLFGEAQGLCQIKSGRFPANRLGDFQPEGFLPAHGKHIKPADSASLSALAAMEKVAPSIFGSKQNQFFNPGLWVAAYPENPEDVLKGLKK